Below is a genomic region from Sorghum bicolor cultivar BTx623 chromosome 9, Sorghum_bicolor_NCBIv3, whole genome shotgun sequence.
TTGCTCTGAATGTTTGGGGCATCATAATCCAGAGCAGAAACTACTTGGGATGCGAAATAGCTGTCTAAGCCAGAACTTTGGGCAGGACACCCAACACAATGCCGAAACAACAATGCGCCTTATGGGAAAAACAGTTACACTTGGGACCAGCAGCATTCATTGTAGACGTCTGAATATTGAAACTCCATGTTCCAGTAAACAAAGTCAAGCTGAAAATCAGTTCTTCCAGGGAACACGTACAAAAGTTTTTCCACAATTGTTTCATGGAGGACTGGTCTATCCCCCGTCTACATTTTCAGATGGAGAGAGACAACCATCTGGAAACCtatcccatttttcttttgttcCAGCAGCTGTACGGGCTTTTGTGCCTGGTACCAGTAGTTTCAGAACAAATGGTCGCAATCAGCAACCTGAACTAGCAACAGCCAATAATCCTTATGTTCAGCCAGTGGACTGGCGCAATGAAAATGAGCTAGGGAATCAGCAGCCAGTTATGGCAAATCAAGTTCAGAGTAACGCTGAAGACATGCTGTTGGGTTCTATATACTGCAGAAACACTCAAACTGTTGCACCAGAGTCATCTTTCAATACAAGGAGCAGTGCCAGAAACTTCATGGAAAAAGGACCAGCATCGTACCAGTCCAGTTATCTTACTCAACAACAGTTCAGCAACATGGCACCAAGAACCACGGCATCCTCTTTTGCGTCAGGCTATGCTGTTCAGAAAGCCCCAGGTCTAACAACTCAAACAAAATTCACGTCGCTCCGACCATTGCCCCCTTCGGTCTTCCCTTCCCAGGTTTTCAGCGCTGACTATGCTCCGTCTCATGGAGCCGTCACTACCTTTCACCCATCAGTTCCCACACCATATCCAGTGAGCAATTCTAATGCTCCTGGCAACGCAGTATTCGGAATTGAGAGCATGAGGTGGACTATGATGGGATCAAGGCCTGAGGGCTTGGAACATTTGAGGAACTGCAAAAGACCAGCAGAAACGGACGATTTTCCCATGACATTACCAAAGAAACCTTGCACCGCCGCACAGAAGGGGCTACATGTGTTACCATTTGCAGAAACAGGTTTGGAGCTCCGTGGATCCAGACCAGATGTGCAGCCACAGTCACAGCCTATCTGTCTGGACGACGAAGATGAAGCTGATCTTCGACTTGGAAACACAGAATCGCATCCCGCATGGTCGAAAGCTGTCAGCACTCTGAGACCTGTGAAGCTGAATCCTGGAGCCAAGCATGTACAGCATCCAAGTGCCAACCAAGAAAATCCCTGGCCTGTGCATTCGATTACACCGCCACTAGCCCCGGGAGAATGAGGCTTCCATGACGCCAGACGCGGAGATCCAGTACAAGTTGTAAGTGGTCTTTGTTGTAAGTGAAGCACCTGTATAAACTGAAATTGGGGTGCCAAGTCATGACGTCAAAACTTGAAACATTCAGTGATTATATATATTATGTTATCGCGTGCAACTCCTGCATCTCTGTTTGGCCTCACATCGATCGGTGAATCGGTGATCAGCACAGCATCACTTGTTGACCCGTGCGGTCGCGTCCCTGATCTGCTGCATGGGCCGCTGCCGCCCGTGAACTCCTCGCACGAACTTCTTGCCGGTACAAAGCAGCCGCGTCCAGGGCACGTCGGGATTGTAATGTGCTGTATGCTGTCGTTTTCTTGTATCACGAGCTAGTCTCGAATTTCCCCCAAGTGAATGCTGCCATGCTGGTGAGAAGCCTGCGTGTGTTCCCAATGCTGCAAAATATTCAAGCCAAACCGCATACATGGTTTCCAAAACGGCAAAATGCCAAACTATTTGTTTTGGGAGTAATGCGTGCCAAACTAATTACACACTTGGAATAACCGTTcgttgttttttatatatatgtaacTGACTGAAGATCACGCTCACACAATGCTAGACATATCTGTCACAAATTCACAAATCAGACTGAAGACGAAGAACCGCGAAATTAAACTAGCTAGAGGCGTGCGAGCGTCCGGAGGTCGACCGGGTGCACGTCGGAGGCGAGCTTGGCGCTGTAGGTCCTCTGGGCGACGAGGACGTTGGCCGCCTCCGTCGGGTGGAAGGCGTCCCAGAAGAGGTACTCGTGCCTGTTGGCGCAGGGCATCTGGAACGGCAGGCACGTCACCTGCCCGTTGTTCCTGCCCACGCCGCAGCACCCCGCGTTGGTCACCTTCAGCCCGTGGGCGCCGGGTGACCTGAGGATGTCGTCGAAGATGCCGTAGATGTTGATGTAGGTGAAGTGCGCGCCGGGGAGCTTGTTGAACCTGTCCACAAGTCCGACGAGCCGCCGGTTGAACATCCGGACGGCGGCGTTGATCTGCTCGACGCAGGTGACGCCGTTGGCGCTGCGCTGCGCCAGCTCGTTGGGGCTGCACCCGACCTGCCCGACGCCGATCAGCGCCACCTTCCGGGCGCCGTACCGGTACATCACCTGCAGGAGACGGGAGTAGTCGTCGGCCAGGGACTCCGCGTACTGCTCCGGCGTGTACTGGCTGCCCGTGCTGTAGAAGGCCGGCATGAAGTAGTTGTTGAGGTAGTCGTTGCTGCCCATCCCCACCGTGAAGATGCACCGGCTCAGGTGCGTCGCCGCCGAGCCCTCGTCGCCCAGGATGCTGATCACCTCCTGCACCGCCGACTGGTAGTTCTGCACCTGCCCGCTGAAGCTGATCCGCCCACCCTGCATTTGATTATTTGGTTTCTCGCTCATCAGTTTACGTTTAAGTTGAAACGAGAGCTAGaacgccatgcatgcatgcgcggtaaaattttgaattttgaccatGCGTACGTACCAGCTGCTGGCCCGTCTCCTCCCggatcccggcggcggcggaggcgaagTTGGCGCCGCGGAGGAGCTGCTGGCTGCTTGCGCCGGAGAACGGGGGCACGAAGTCGTCGAAGCCCAGGAGCTTAGCTACATGCATGCACACGGACGGACATGAAGCAAACAATGGCACACGCATGTAAGTAGCTAGTGGATCTGCAGTGACCGACACAGCACGCCATGCATGAATGCTCTGCTCGGGCATATCGTACGAGACCCAGCTAGACTTTGCATAATTTGCATCCATCAGCAGTGTCTAGCTTGCTCACTGCTTACCGATGGCATCGACGGTGGTGAGGCCGTTGCTGAAGCGGCCGGTAGGGCCGCCGGCGAAGTCGATCCCGTAGGGCGGGTAGTTGGCCCTTGCCATGGACACGATGAAGTTGTTGTTGCCGTTGTCCACGAGCGAGTCCCCGAAGATGAAGTAGCACGGCACCTGCGGCGCCGCCCgcgccgtcgtcgccgccgcgacGAGCACGGCCAAGGCACCCACGACGACCATTTGCCACGCGCACGCGCACCGCCCCATTTCTGATCTAGTCTAGTACTGAGTAGTAATCAAGCGGGCGGAGCCAGAGCCGATCGACTGCGAGAGCGAGACGCATCACAACCTGCAAAGGGATGCTGGTCTTATATCATCACCCCTATGCATGGCATTGACACCAATTCCAATTATTAAAGTAGATAGAGGAAAAGCAATCTTTTATTTCCTTTATTTTTTCAGCGGTCATGCATGGATTCGATTTGAGACAGTGGAGATTAGTTGGGCCTTctcagagcaagtattataatacaGCCAGCTGCTGGTTGTAAGATTTCTTTACAGTCTTCTTGCAGCCCACTCATATAATGGTTAGCttatcactattaatacatggcccatATGTTTGTCTCACAGACTTTCTTGGTTTTTGTGTTTGagccggctgtaagcttacagcctgcttttactctctctcctcttctctctcctccacctcagcatttagctggcttacagcctgctataatacttgctctcaaGACCCTCGTTAGGTCCGGGCTGTGGGCCCTCATTTAATTCCGCGCGGCTGGGGGGTAGTAGGGCGCAGCACACCACGGGCAACTGGAGCATTGGGCCGGCCGGGTCcagctttaggccttgtttagttcccagaaaattttgcaaaatttttcacattcctcgtcacatcgaatctttaaacgcatgtatgaagtattaaatatagacgaaaataaaaactaattgcacagtttggtcgaaatcgacgaaatgaatcttttgagcctagttagtccatgattggacaatatttgtcaaatacaaacgaaagtgctacagtgtcgattttgtaaaatttttcggaactaaacaaggccttacacggAAACATGAGCCGGCAAGCTCTTAGCTGAATTCACACTTCAATCACAGCGGCGCCAGCTCGACCCCTTCAGAAAAACGTTGCAGCAGTTTTGGTGATTATACTGCACAAGTTACACTGAGATTTTGATACCGTACCGTAAACCCTACTGGCAAATTATTGGGGCGTAGCGTACGCCGATGGCTAGAGATGATGGCACGGTGGTACCGCGCGGTACGAAGCGTAGCTGCACCAACAGCTGTCAGTGAAATCTATCACTGATAGGAGATCGGACAGAGGGAATGGGGGCAGGACGTCCGGTACTGCAGTTATTTTGCATACGCAAGTCTTTTTTTTCTTAGCGAAGCATAGCGCACTTTATTGATTATCAAATAAGATTACATAGGCTTTTCAAGAATAAAATCTAGGAGTTCATTGACTCAAATACAATTTTCTTTTGCCTATAAAAGCTACTCTATTGCTACAACCGTGCAGGTGCGCGGCAGATGCAGCCCTTTTTTCCCGTTGAACTGAACTGCCTGCCGGCCCTTTACCACAATTAAGTAACGCAGGACCGGTGCTCCTGAAACCTGAAAGATTATTGCTCGATCCAGACTCAGCCAGGTTTCACCGGCAATAACTCGCCGACGACATTTCGTCCATGTGATCTACCCCCCTAGGATCCTCACATTGTTTCTTTCCACACTCGCGCGTCCGTCCATGTCCGATCGGCCGGGCACAGTTATTATTGTGGCGCGGCCTCAATCATCGGCGCGCGAGACAGACTGTGAATGCGGCGCGCTTGGTTTGGAAAAACGAGAGGCCGTCGAAGCGTACCATATGCCACCCTGCCATGCCAATGGCCCGATATGCCATGGCCGGGGACGCCGCCGCCAGGACACTGCACATGCGGCCGGAGCGggcagttaggccttgtttagatagacccaaaaacccaaaattttacaaggttccctgtcacatcaaatcttgtggcatatatatggagtattaaatatatataaaaataaaaactaattacacagtttgtctgtaaatcgcgaaacgaatcttttaagcctagttactccataattgaacaatgtttgtcaaacaaaaacgaaagtgctacggtgtcaaaatccaaaaaaattttgcatctaaacaagcccttagttGCATGCGCGCCCTTGCCCTTGCCGAGAATCTGACCCTCGCTGGTCGCTGCCGCCGCGTCCGCGTGGACAGTACACGACGCTGAATGCTCCTAGTCACTCGCCCCACACATACCCGTACCCATAGTGGAATGGATAGTGCCAAGCGCGACACAGCAGAGCAGGTGGATTCAATGCGCCGCCGTGGTAGGAAATTTTGCCTTCTTGGCTCTTTTGTTTCCAAAATGCACCGGCCATGAGCTGGGAGGAGTAATGCTCGACAGGGGTGAATATGGCTGGTGGTGTCCGAGTAACCGACGGCAACGGCTCGATCGATCCGGGTTGTCAGCCAATATAGGCCGTGTGGCTTCCAAACTCAGCAGTAGGCACTAGTACTGCTGCTGGGTCCTGAAGTTGTGCTGCCAGACAGATCGAGTGGTGAACTGCTGATTAGATGACCAGAGCTGCAGCTGCGCCGGTAACGTCGTTCGTCGCAGCAGCTCATTGATGAGGATGCACCGTGTGATTTGAACCAGTGGGCAGCGGCAGCTCCTTTGGTTTTTACCCTTGGAGGAAGAGTAGTTGTTGG
It encodes:
- the LOC8082982 gene encoding GDSL esterase/lipase At5g45670 isoform X1; this encodes MGRCACAWQMVVVGALAVLVAAATTARAAPQVPCYFIFGDSLVDNGNNNFIVSMARANYPPYGIDFAGGPTGRFSNGLTTVDAIDPLATYMRVPLFASCPSVCMHVAKLLGFDDFVPPFSGASSQQLLRGANFASAAAGIREETGQQLGGRISFSGQVQNYQSAVQEVISILGDEGSAATHLSRCIFTVGMGSNDYLNNYFMPAFYSTGSQYTPEQYAESLADDYSRLLQVMYRYGARKVALIGVGQVGCSPNELAQRSANGVTCVEQINAAVRMFNRRLVGLVDRFNKLPGAHFTYINIYGIFDDILRSPGAHGLKVTNAGCCGVGRNNGQVTCLPFQMPCANRHEYLFWDAFHPTEAANVLVAQRTYSAKLASDVHPVDLRTLARL
- the LOC8082982 gene encoding GDSL esterase/lipase At5g45670 isoform X2, with the translated sequence MGRCACAWQMVVVGALAVLVAAATTARAAPQVPCYFIFGDSLVDNGNNNFIVSMARANYPPYGIDFAGGPTGRFSNGLTTVDAIAKLLGFDDFVPPFSGASSQQLLRGANFASAAAGIREETGQQLGGRISFSGQVQNYQSAVQEVISILGDEGSAATHLSRCIFTVGMGSNDYLNNYFMPAFYSTGSQYTPEQYAESLADDYSRLLQVMYRYGARKVALIGVGQVGCSPNELAQRSANGVTCVEQINAAVRMFNRRLVGLVDRFNKLPGAHFTYINIYGIFDDILRSPGAHGLKVTNAGCCGVGRNNGQVTCLPFQMPCANRHEYLFWDAFHPTEAANVLVAQRTYSAKLASDVHPVDLRTLARL